The stretch of DNA ACACGCGCTCAACTCGCGCGTCTGAACCCCAAGTTTGTTTCGGTCACGTTTGGCGCAGGGGGCTCGACCCAGCAAGGCACGCTCGACACCGTGGTCGAAATGGCCCGCGAGGGCTTGCTGGCGGCACCGCACCTGTCATGCATCGGTTCTTCGAAAGACAGCTTGCGCGCCATTCTTAACGAGTACCGCACGCAGGGCATTCGCCATATCGTCGCGCTGCGCGGTGACCTGCCTTCGGGCATGGGTGAGGTCGGTGAGCTGCGTTACGCCTCCGAGCTGGTGAGTTTTATCCGGACGGAGTTCGGCGACTGGTTCTGGATTGAAGTCGCGGGCTATCCGGAATACCACCCGCAAGCGCGTTCGCCCAGCGATGATATGGCGAACTTTGCCCGCAAGGTCAAAGCGGGCGCGAATTCCGTGATTACCCAGTACTTCTTTAATGCCGACGCGTATTTCCGTTTTGTCGACGATGCCCGCAAGCTGGGCGTCGACGTGCCGATCGTGCCGGGCATTATGCCGATCACCAATTTTTCGCAACTCATGCGCTTTTCCGAAATGTGCGGCGCGGAAGTGCCACGCTGGGTGGCGCGGCGGCTAGAGGGCTTTGGCGATGACCGCGATGCGATTCGCGCGTTTGGTCTCGATGTCGTGACCGGTTTGTGCCAGCGCCTGATCGATGCGGGCGTGCCGGGCTTGCATTTCTACACGCTGAATGGCGCTGCGGCAACGCGCGCCATTTGCGAGCGTCTGGGCGCGGCCACGGCTTGAGCCGGGGCGAAAGGTTGTGGCGTCATGCTGCCTTGGGCGTAGCCTGGGGTGGCATACCTTGAGCACGACGCACGACGTGTTCCTGTCGCGCATTTCAGACGATGGTCCAAGCCACTTCCCTGCCTATTTTCATAGCTGCCCATGTTAGAGCCGCAGCGAATTTCGTCTGCTTGTTGTTGCCGTTTTGGCTCAAGTAATATCGCGCTACGCTGGCGTTAGCCAGTCCGAACCTGGAGGAGGACACATGAAACAAAATAACCGGTTGCGCGCCATGAGGATCACGGCTTTAGGCGCTGCAACAGCCGCATCGCTGTTTGCGGCCAGCCTGGCTCAGGCGCAGATTCCCAACAAGACGCTAGTCTACTGTTCCGAGGGTAGCCCGGCAGGTTTCGATCCGGCGCAATACACCACGGGCACGGATTTCACCGCCAATACGTTCACCGTCTATAACCGTCTGGTTGAGTTCGAGCGAGGCGGCACGAAGGTCGAACCTGGCCTCGCTGAGAAATGGGACATTTCCGCAGATGGCAAAACCTATACCTTCCATTTGCGCCACGGCGTGAAATTTCATACGACGACGTACTTCAAACCGTCACGGGAATTCAATGCGGACGATGTCGTGTTCTCGTTCGAACGCATGCTGGACAGCAACAACGCCTTTCGCCGCGCGTATCCCACGCAGTTTCCGTACTTCACTGACATGGGCCTCGACAAGCTGATCACCAAGGTTGAGAAGGTCGATCCGTACACCATCAAGTTCACGCTCAAGGAAGTCAACGCCCCCTTCATCCAGAATCTGGCGATGGAATACGCGTCGATTCTTTCGGCTGAATATGCCAGCCAGTTGATGAAAGCGGGCAAGGCCGCGGATATCAACCAGAAGCCCATTGGCACCGGTCCGTTTATTTTCCGCAGCTATACCAAGGACGCGACGATCCGCTTCGATGGCAATCCCGATTATTGGAAGCGAGGTGAAGTCAAGCTGTCGAAGCTGATTTTCTCGATTACGCCGGATGCCGGCGTGCGCGTGCAAAAACTCAAGCGCGACGAATGCCAGGTGATGAGCTATCCGCGTCCTGCCGACATCGCGCCACTCAAGGCGGAGCCCAACATCGCCATGCCGTCGCAACCGGGTTTCAATCTCGGTTACCTGTCGTACAACGTGGCGCACAAGCCCGTGGACAAACTCGAAGTGCGTCAGGCGCTGGATATGGCGATCAACAAAAAAGCCATTATCGATTCGGTCTATCAGGGTGCGGGCCAGCCCGCGACCAACCCCATGCCGCCGACACAATGGTCCTACGACAAAAACCTGAAAAGCGCGGCCTACGATCCGGTGAAAGCCAAGGCGCTGCTGGCGAAGGCGGGCTTTCCGAATGGTTTCGATATTTCGCTGTGGGCGATGCCGGTGCAACGCGCCTATAACCCGAACGCGCGCTTGATGGCGGAAATGGTTCAGGCGGACTGGGCCAAAATCGGCGTGCGCGCGAAGATCGTTACCTACGAATGGGGCGAATACATCAAACGCGCTCATGCCGGCGAAGATGACACCATGCTGATTGGCTGGACGGGCGATAACGGCGACCCGGACAACTGGCTGGGTACGTTGCTGAGCTGCGATGCGATGAACGGCAACAACTTCTCGAAGTGGTGTTACAAGCCGTTCGATGCACTGGTGCAAAAGGGCCGGGAAACCGTCGATCAGGCGCAACGCACGAAGTTCTACGTCGATGCGCAGCAGATCTTCGCGCAGCAACTGCCGTTCTCGCCGATTGCGCACTCGACCGTGTATCAGCCGGTCAGCAAGAAAGTCATCGACATGCGCATTGAGCCGCTCGGCTACGCGCGTTTTGATGGCGTTGGGCTGCAATAAAGTGCGCGCATGAAGGGCTGTAGCCTGATTTCGCTGCATTGAAAAATAAAGCGAAGTAGCCCGGCGACTAGGGTCACAAGCTCTAGTCGCCGGTTGCGTTTTTCTTCTTGAGACATGGGAGCGAACGATGTTCCGCTTCGTTTTGCGCCGCATTGGCATGGTGATCCCGACCTTCATCGGCATCACGATATTGGCCTTTGCACTGATTCACCTGATTCCGGGCGATCCCATCGAAGTGATGATGGGCGAGCGCGGCGTCGATCCGGCGATGCATGCCGAAGCGATGCACCGCCTCGGGCTCGACGAGCCGCTGCCCATGCAATACCTGCATTACGTCGGCCACGCGCTGCAAGGCAACCTTGGCGTGTCGATCATCACGAATACCTCCGTCATGGACGAATTTCTCGCGCGCTTTCCCGCGACCGTTGAACTCTCCCTGTGCGCGCTGCTGTTCGCGCTCCTGATCGGCGTGCCGGCCGGGGTGTTCGCTGCCTTGCGACGTGGCACGGTGGTCGATCACAGCGTGATGGGCACGGCTCTCACCGGATATTCGATGCCGATTTTCTGGTGGGGGCTGATCCTCATCATGGTGTTCTCCGCGAAGCTGGGCTGGACTCCGGTATCAGGCCGCATCGCGGTTGAATACGATATTCCACACACCACGGGCTTCATGCTGATCGACGCGTTGATGTCGCATGAAGAAGGCGCGTTCCGCTCGGCGCTAAGCCACCTGATCCTGCCCGCGATCGTGCTGGGCACGATTCCGCTGGCGGTGGTGGCGCGCATGACCCGTTCGGCCATGCTGGAAGTCCTGCGCGAGGATTACATTCGCACGGCGCGGGCCAAGGGCCTGTCACCTGCTCGTGTGGTGGTGGTGCACGCGTTACGGAATGCGCTGATTCCTGTGGTGACAGTGATCGGGCTGCAAGTCGGCACCTTGCTCGCGGGCGCGGTGCTGACCGAGACGCTCTTTTCCTGGCCCGGAATCGGCAAATGGCTGATCGACGCGATTGGCCGCCGTGATTACCCCGTGGTACAAGGCGGCATTCTGATGATCGCCACGCTGGTGATCGTCGTGAACCTGGTCGTTGATTTGCTGTATGGCGTGCTGAACCCGCGCATTCGGCATACGAGGTAACCCGTGAATCTTTCTACATCCATGCCCGTTAGTGGCCGGGGGCTCGCCATCCGCGAGTTCTGGAACAATTTCTCGCGCAACCGCGGCGCTGTGGGGGCGGGCGTGATCGTGCTGCTGCTGGTCGCCGTCGCGCTGAGCGCGCCGCTCATTGCACCGCATAGCCCCATCGAGCAATACCGCGATTTCGTCAAGATTCCGCCGGCCTGGCTGGACGGGGGCAACTGGCAATTCATCCTTGGCACCGACGAAGCCGGGCGCGATATTCTTTCGCGCCTGATGTATGGCGCGCGGCTATCGTTCTGGATTGGTTTCGTTTCGGTGGTGCTGGCGCTGTTGCCGGGCATCGTGCTGGGCCTCATCGCGGCCTTCTTCGAAAAGTGGGCGGACACGCCGATCATGCGCGTGATGGATGTGCTGTTGGCGTTGCCGTCGCTGCTGCTGGCGGTCGCGGTGGTGGCGATCATCGGCCCGGGTTTGCTCAATACGATGTTCGCCATTGCGATCGTGGCGCTGCCAGGCTATGTGCGGCTCACGCGAGCCTCCGCGCTTGGCGAGTTGCAAAAGGAGTATGTGATGGCATCGCGCGTGGCGGGCGCAGGCACGTTGCGGCTGATGTTCTCGCAGGTATTGCCCAACTGCACCGCGCCATTGATCGTGCAGGCCACGCTGGGGTTTTCTTCGGCGATTCTCGATGCGGCAGCGCTGGGTTTTCTTGGCCTGGGCGTGCAGCCACCGGCTGCGGAATGGGGGGCGATGCTGGCCTCGGCACGCGATTACATCGACAGCGCCTGGTGGATCGTGACCATGCCCGGCTTGTCCATCCTGATCTCGGTGCTGGCGATCAACCTGCTGGGTGACGGCTTGCGCGATGCGCTCGATCCCAAACTGAAACGGATGGCCTGACATGGCACCCTCCCCAAACGCATCTCATTTGCGGCGTTCGCTGTCCCCCGAGGGGGCTGGCAGCCAGTTATTGACCATTCGCAATCTGGCGGTAAGTTTCGACGGTTTGCCCGCGGTTGACCGGATCAATCTTGAGGTTGCGCCAGGCGAAGTGGTCGGCGTGGTCGGCGAATCAGGCTCAGGCAAAAGCGTGACGATGATGGCGCTGATGGGCCTGATCGATGCACCGGGCAAGGTGAGCGCCGACGAAGTCACGTTCAATGGCCAGAATTTGCTGAAAGCCTCGGCCAAGGCGCGGCGCAAGATCATCGGCAAAGATATCGCCATGGTGTTTCAGGACGCGCTGACCAGCCTGAACCCGAGCTACACCGTGGGCTACCAGATCAAGGAAGTATTGAAGCTGCATGAAGGCTTGCGCGGCGATGCGCTGCACCGGCGCACGCTGGAGCTGCTCGATCAGGTTGGCATTCCCGATGCGAAGCACCGGATCGATTCGTTTCCGCACCAGATGTCGGGCGGCATGAACCAGCGCGTGATGATCGCCATGGCGGTGGCCTGCAATCCGAAGCTGCTGATTGCGGATGAGCCGACGACGGCGCTCGACGTGACGATCCAGGCGCAGATCATGGCGCTGCTGGTGACGTTACAAAAGGAGCGCGGCATGGCGCTGGTGCTGATTTCGCACGATCTGGCGGTGGTCTCGGAAGTCGCGCAACGCGTCGCGGTGATGTACGCCGGGGAAGTCATCGAAACGAACCGCGTGCCTGCGATTTTCGCCACGCCGCATCATCCGTACACGCAAGCATTGCTGGCGGCGATTCCCGAGCACAACACGGGCGCACGGCGGCTGGCGGCCTTGCCTGGGATGGTGCCAGGGCGCGATGACCGGCCGCCTGGCTGCCTCTTCGCGCCGCGCTGCAAGTACGTCGTGGACGATTGCCTGAAGGCGCGGCCCGCATTGGCCGCGGTACCGGTACCGGTACCGCTATCGGCGGCGGGCCAGGATGAAGCGGCGTTCGCGCGTTGCATCAGGCCGCTTAATTTGCCCGGCGAGGCCCATGTTCACGGAGGCACACAATGAGCGCAGTTCTTGACCTTCCGCACGAAGCGATGACAGGTGAAGCGCCCGTGTTGATCGCTGAACAACTGGTCAAGCATTACACGGTGCGGCGCGGCATGTTCGGGCATGGCACGGTAAAGGCACTCAATGGCGTGTCGTTTTCGCTTGAGCGTGGCAAGACGCTCGCGGTGGTGGGCGAATCGGGCTGCGGCAAGTCCACGCTGGCGCGTCAACTGACGATGATCGAAGCGCCGACAGCCGGGCGCTTGCTGATTGATGGTGCGGATGTCGCGGGGGCGGACCCGAAGCGCATTGCCGCGCTGCGCCGCCGCGTGCAGATGGTGTTTCAGAATCCCTTTGCTTCGCTGAACCCACGCAAGACGGTCGAACAAACGCTGGCCGAACCGCTGGCGATCAACACGGGTGCCAGCGCTAGCGAGCGCAGCGAACGCATCGCGCAGATCATGCGCACGGTGGGGCTGCGGCCTGAGCATGCAAAACGCTATCCACATATGTTCTCGGGTGGGCAGCGACAACGCGTGGCGATTGCGCGGGCGATGATTCTCGAGCCGCATATCGTCGTCGCCGACGAGCCCGTGTCCGCACTCGATGTATCGATTCAGGCACAAATTCTGAACCTGTTCATGGATTTGCAAGAGCAGTTCAAAACCAGCTACGTGTTTATCTCGCACAATCTGTCGGTGGTCGAACACATCGCCGATGAGGTGATGGTGATGTACTTCGGCAGCGTGGTGGAGTTAGGCGAGCGCAAGACGATCTTTGCCCGGCCTCGTCATCCGTATACGCGCGCGCTGATGTCGGCGACGCCGTCGATCTTCGAAGCGGACCGGCGCATACAGATTCGTTTGCAAGGCGAGTTGCCGTCACCGCTCAATCCGCCGTCGGGATGCACGTTTCACCAGCGCTGTCCGTATGTGATCGAGCGCTGCCGTAGCGAAGAACCCCGGCTGCGCGAGGTCGATGGCCGCCAGGTGTCGTGCCATCGCGCCGAGGAGGTGATGGAGGACGGGGATGCCTGAAGCACGGGCGGCGCGGTTGCTTGCGTGCCGCCTGTCTTTGGGCGGCTTGCTGGCCAGTGGCATGCGGCGTGGTGCACGGCTGGCGTCGAGGCTATCGCGTCGTATCGTGCTTGCGTGGCGCAGGCGCTTATTGATACTGGCCAGCGTGTTCTGCGTACTGGCGGTGACGGGGCGCGCAGGCCTGGCAGGTCCGCCACCGCCGCCGTCACCGCCTGCCGCGCTGCCAGGGTTTCATTCTCCGCCCCCTGCATCGC from Paraburkholderia hayleyella encodes:
- a CDS encoding ABC transporter permease subunit, which translates into the protein MFRFVLRRIGMVIPTFIGITILAFALIHLIPGDPIEVMMGERGVDPAMHAEAMHRLGLDEPLPMQYLHYVGHALQGNLGVSIITNTSVMDEFLARFPATVELSLCALLFALLIGVPAGVFAALRRGTVVDHSVMGTALTGYSMPIFWWGLILIMVFSAKLGWTPVSGRIAVEYDIPHTTGFMLIDALMSHEEGAFRSALSHLILPAIVLGTIPLAVVARMTRSAMLEVLREDYIRTARAKGLSPARVVVVHALRNALIPVVTVIGLQVGTLLAGAVLTETLFSWPGIGKWLIDAIGRRDYPVVQGGILMIATLVIVVNLVVDLLYGVLNPRIRHTR
- the metF gene encoding methylenetetrahydrofolate reductase [NAD(P)H]; this encodes MNPIELSFEFFPPKTQEGIEKLRVTRAQLARLNPKFVSVTFGAGGSTQQGTLDTVVEMAREGLLAAPHLSCIGSSKDSLRAILNEYRTQGIRHIVALRGDLPSGMGEVGELRYASELVSFIRTEFGDWFWIEVAGYPEYHPQARSPSDDMANFARKVKAGANSVITQYFFNADAYFRFVDDARKLGVDVPIVPGIMPITNFSQLMRFSEMCGAEVPRWVARRLEGFGDDRDAIRAFGLDVVTGLCQRLIDAGVPGLHFYTLNGAAATRAICERLGAATA
- a CDS encoding ABC transporter ATP-binding protein, which translates into the protein MAPSPNASHLRRSLSPEGAGSQLLTIRNLAVSFDGLPAVDRINLEVAPGEVVGVVGESGSGKSVTMMALMGLIDAPGKVSADEVTFNGQNLLKASAKARRKIIGKDIAMVFQDALTSLNPSYTVGYQIKEVLKLHEGLRGDALHRRTLELLDQVGIPDAKHRIDSFPHQMSGGMNQRVMIAMAVACNPKLLIADEPTTALDVTIQAQIMALLVTLQKERGMALVLISHDLAVVSEVAQRVAVMYAGEVIETNRVPAIFATPHHPYTQALLAAIPEHNTGARRLAALPGMVPGRDDRPPGCLFAPRCKYVVDDCLKARPALAAVPVPVPLSAAGQDEAAFARCIRPLNLPGEAHVHGGTQ
- a CDS encoding peptide ABC transporter ATP-binding protein: MTGEAPVLIAEQLVKHYTVRRGMFGHGTVKALNGVSFSLERGKTLAVVGESGCGKSTLARQLTMIEAPTAGRLLIDGADVAGADPKRIAALRRRVQMVFQNPFASLNPRKTVEQTLAEPLAINTGASASERSERIAQIMRTVGLRPEHAKRYPHMFSGGQRQRVAIARAMILEPHIVVADEPVSALDVSIQAQILNLFMDLQEQFKTSYVFISHNLSVVEHIADEVMVMYFGSVVELGERKTIFARPRHPYTRALMSATPSIFEADRRIQIRLQGELPSPLNPPSGCTFHQRCPYVIERCRSEEPRLREVDGRQVSCHRAEEVMEDGDA
- a CDS encoding ABC transporter substrate-binding protein produces the protein MKQNNRLRAMRITALGAATAASLFAASLAQAQIPNKTLVYCSEGSPAGFDPAQYTTGTDFTANTFTVYNRLVEFERGGTKVEPGLAEKWDISADGKTYTFHLRHGVKFHTTTYFKPSREFNADDVVFSFERMLDSNNAFRRAYPTQFPYFTDMGLDKLITKVEKVDPYTIKFTLKEVNAPFIQNLAMEYASILSAEYASQLMKAGKAADINQKPIGTGPFIFRSYTKDATIRFDGNPDYWKRGEVKLSKLIFSITPDAGVRVQKLKRDECQVMSYPRPADIAPLKAEPNIAMPSQPGFNLGYLSYNVAHKPVDKLEVRQALDMAINKKAIIDSVYQGAGQPATNPMPPTQWSYDKNLKSAAYDPVKAKALLAKAGFPNGFDISLWAMPVQRAYNPNARLMAEMVQADWAKIGVRAKIVTYEWGEYIKRAHAGEDDTMLIGWTGDNGDPDNWLGTLLSCDAMNGNNFSKWCYKPFDALVQKGRETVDQAQRTKFYVDAQQIFAQQLPFSPIAHSTVYQPVSKKVIDMRIEPLGYARFDGVGLQ
- a CDS encoding ABC transporter permease subunit, with amino-acid sequence MPVSGRGLAIREFWNNFSRNRGAVGAGVIVLLLVAVALSAPLIAPHSPIEQYRDFVKIPPAWLDGGNWQFILGTDEAGRDILSRLMYGARLSFWIGFVSVVLALLPGIVLGLIAAFFEKWADTPIMRVMDVLLALPSLLLAVAVVAIIGPGLLNTMFAIAIVALPGYVRLTRASALGELQKEYVMASRVAGAGTLRLMFSQVLPNCTAPLIVQATLGFSSAILDAAALGFLGLGVQPPAAEWGAMLASARDYIDSAWWIVTMPGLSILISVLAINLLGDGLRDALDPKLKRMA